Sequence from the Priestia megaterium genome:
TTGGAAAACATTCACGATTTATGGAATAGAGCTTTAGATCAAATTGAAAAAAAATTAAGCAAACCTAGTTTTGAAACCTGGCTCAAATCGACAAAAGCTCATGCTTTACAAGGAGACACGCTCATTATTACTGCGCCTAATGATTTTGCACGGGACTGGTTAGAATCTAGGTATTCTAATTTAATTGCTGAAACACTTTACGATCTTACGGGGGAAGAGTTAGATGTGAAATTTATTATTCCTCCTAACCAGGCCGAGGAAGAATTCGATATTCAAACTCCTAAAAAGAAAGTCAATAAAGACGAAGGAGCAGAATTTCCTCAAAGCATGCTAAATTCGAAGTATACCTTTGATACATTTGTTATCGGATCTGGAAATCGGTTTGCGCATGCAGCTTCTTTAGCAGTAGCAGAAGCGCCGGCTAAAGCGTATAATCCGCTTTTTATTTACGGGGGAGTAGGATTAGGTAAAACACACTTAATGCACGCAATAGGCCACTATGTGTTAGATCATAATCCTGCCGCTAAAGTCGTGTACTTATCATCTGAAAAATTCACAAATGAGTTTATTAACTCGATTCGTGACAATAAAGCAGTAGAATTCCGCAACAAATACCGCAATGTAGATGTTTTACTGATTGATGATATTCAATTCTTAGCAGGTAAAGAGCAGACACAAGAAGAATTTTTCCATACGTTTAATACGCTTCACGAAGAAAGCAAGCAGATTGTCATCTCAAGTGATCGACCGCCGAAAGAAATTCCTACACTTGAAGATCGACTTCGCTCTCGCTTTGAATGGGGCCTTATTACAGACATCACACCACCAGATTTGGAAACACGAATTGCTATTTTGCGTAAAAAAGCAAAAGCGGACGGCTTAGTTATTCCAAATGAAGTTATGCTTTATATCGCCAATCAGATTGATTCAAATATCAGAGAATTAGAAGGAGCACTTATTCGTGTAGTAGCTTATTCTTCACTAATTAATAAAGATATAAACGCTGATTTAGCAGCAGAAGCATTAAAAGATATCATTCCTAGTTCAAAACCTAGGGTTATTACGATTCAAGACATCCAACAGATTGTTGGACAAGAATTTAATATAAAATTAGATGATTTCAAAGCGAAGAAACGTACAAAGTCAGTAGCATTTCCTAGACAAATTGCCATGTACCTTTCTCGCGAACTAACGGATTTTTCGTTGCCTAAAATTGGAGAAGAGTTTGGCGGGCGAGACCATACTACTGTCATCCATGCTCATGAAAAAATCTCAAAACTTGTTCAAACAGATACTGACCTACAAAAACAAATTAAAGAAATAAGTGAATCACTAAAAATATAGGCTTTTTTTACTTGTATTTTGTGTATAAGTGAGTTAGGATTGTACACAGTCTGTCCACATGTGGATAGGCTGTGTTCTCACGTTTTTAGGGGTTATCCACATTTCCACAGCCCCTATTACTACTACTATCTTAAAATATAATAAATAATAAGCTTTTAAACCTACTTTTAAGGAGGATTAATTATTATGAAATTTATCATACAGAAAGACTATCTAGTTCAAAGCGTCCAAGACGTTATGAAAGCTGTATCTTCTAGAACAACAATTCCGATTTTAACGGGGATTAAAATTGTAGCGACTGAAGAAGGTGTTACCTTAACCGGAAGTGATTCCGATATCTCTATTGAATCGTTTATTCCAAACGAAGAAGAAGGAAAAGAGATTGTTGATATCCAAAAACCAGGAAGCGTTGTTCTTCCAGCTCGTTTCTTTAGTGAAATTGTCAAAAAGCTTCCTAAAGACATCGTAGAATTAGACGTCCAAAGTCACTTTTTAACAATCATTCGTTC
This genomic interval carries:
- the dnaA gene encoding chromosomal replication initiator protein DnaA, translating into MENIHDLWNRALDQIEKKLSKPSFETWLKSTKAHALQGDTLIITAPNDFARDWLESRYSNLIAETLYDLTGEELDVKFIIPPNQAEEEFDIQTPKKKVNKDEGAEFPQSMLNSKYTFDTFVIGSGNRFAHAASLAVAEAPAKAYNPLFIYGGVGLGKTHLMHAIGHYVLDHNPAAKVVYLSSEKFTNEFINSIRDNKAVEFRNKYRNVDVLLIDDIQFLAGKEQTQEEFFHTFNTLHEESKQIVISSDRPPKEIPTLEDRLRSRFEWGLITDITPPDLETRIAILRKKAKADGLVIPNEVMLYIANQIDSNIRELEGALIRVVAYSSLINKDINADLAAEALKDIIPSSKPRVITIQDIQQIVGQEFNIKLDDFKAKKRTKSVAFPRQIAMYLSRELTDFSLPKIGEEFGGRDHTTVIHAHEKISKLVQTDTDLQKQIKEISESLKI